From the Methanoculleus caldifontis genome, the window GGTTCGTCGCCTTCTCGTAACCGATCGTCGTAAACTCCCGGTCGCTGATGTTTCCGCCGCAGACCGACCCCGCGCCGTGGGCGGGACAGACGATCACCCCGTCGGGGAGGGGGAGGAGCTCCTCGTGCAGGCTCGCATAGAGCATCTGCGACATCTCCTGCCGCCGGTGTTCGCCGGCAAGATCGGTCCTCCCGACATCCCCGGCAAAGAGCGCGTCGCCGGTAAAGGCCATCAGCGGGTCGTCGGAGACGGAGCGGTCGCGGAGGAGGAGCGAGATGCTCTCCACGGTATGGCCCGGCGTCTCGATCACCTCGAGCTCCAGGGAGCCGACCCGGAAAGTATCTCCCTCCCGGACACCGGTGCCGAACCCGAACTCCTCCCGCGCCCCGTGCAGGATCTCCGCCCCGGTCGGGCGGGCGAGCTCGCGGGAGCCGACGACGTAGTCCTCGTTCTTGTGCGTCTCGAAGATCTTCGTGATCTTCATGTTCTCGCGCTCAGCAATCTGAGCGTAGATCAGGCAGTCGCGCCTCGGATCGATGACCGCCGCCTCCCCGCCCGCCCCGACGATGTACGAGTTGTGGGCAAGGATCTCGGACTTAATCTTCTCAAACAGCATCCGTATTCGTCTCCCCGGCGGGGCTCCGCCCCCCCGCTCCGATACAGCGGAATACGGAAGAGAATATTAAAAAGGTTGCGGGATTCCAGAGAGAGGAGGCGGAGTCACCGCCCGCCGCCCCGACGGGGCGCTTCGCGGGCGGGAACGGACCGCTCGCCCGCCCGCGCTGTCCTGACCTCGAGGATGCCCCCCACCGCCTTGAACGCATCCTCAAGCTCCGAGAAGTTCGGGATCCGGGAACCCCGGAGGATCCGGAGGCCGCTCCTGATGCTGTCGCCCCCGAGCATGCAGCCCACCACCACCTTCTCCGTGTTCCGGGAGAACCGGACGATCTCGTTTGCGACGTGCGCCGGGTCGGCGAGGGTGGTCGGCACGGCGATCACGAAGGCGATGTCCCAGAACTCCTGGTGCCGGATCAGCACGTCGAAGAGGGCGGCGAACCGGGCGGCATCGGCGTCCCCGAGGATGTCCATGGGATTTGCATGGTTCCAGAACGCCGGGAGGAAGGCGTTCAATTCGCGGAGCACGTCGTCGGGGAGGTCGACCATATCGACCCCGTAGGTCTCGGCGTAGTCGGAGGCGAGGACGGCGAACCCACCCGCGCTGGTGACGGCGATCGCGCGCTTTCCCTGCGGGTAACCCTCGGACGCCAGGAGCTCGGCCAGGTTGAAGGCGTCCCGCAGGCTCCGCGCCGGGATCACCCCCGCCTGCCGGAACGCCGCGATGTAGACGTCGTAACTCCCGGCAAGCGACCCGGTATGGGACGACGCCGCCGCCCGGCCCTTCCGGGACGACCCGGACTTCACCGCCACCACCGGCTTTCTCGCGGCGACATCGCCCACGATCTGCAGAAATCCGCGCCCGTCCTGGATCTCCTCGACGTACAGGGTGACCGACCGGGTCTTCTCGTCCTCCTCGGCAAACCGGAGGTAGTGCTCGAAGCCGAGGTCCGCCTGGTTCCCGACGCTGATGACGCTTGAGAACCCGAACTCCTCCGGAAGGCTCCAGTCGACGACGGTGGTGATGATCGCGCCGCTCTGGGAGATGAAGGCGACGTCACCGGGTTTCGGGGAGACCGGGTCGAACGTGGCGTTTATCCCCATATGAGGCATCATCACGCCGAGACAGTTCGGGCCGACGATCCGGATCCCGTACTTCCTCGCGATCGCCGCGACCCTCTCCTCGAGCTCGACGCCCTCGCCCCCGATCTCCTTAAAGCCGGCGGTGACGATGACGGCGAGACGGACACCTTTCTCCCCGCACTCCTCCATCACCTCCGGGACGAGGCGGGCCGGGACGGCGATGACCGCCCAGTCGACCGGACCGTGGATCGCCTTCACGGAAGGGTAGGCCTTCCGCCCGAAGAGCTCCGCCCGCGAGGGGTTGACCGGGTAGAGGTCGCCGGGGAAGGAGAGCAGGTTCCGGAGGACGGAGTAGCCCACCTTGTTCGGGCTTGCGGAAGCCCCGATCACCGCGATGGATTTCGGGTAGAAGAGGTCCGGGGGTGCCCGGACGCTGAGCCGGGCGGCCCCGCCCCCGGCAGCATCCCCGACGATGATCCTCGCATCGACGACGCTCGCCCCATGCTCGTAGACGATCACCGGGTTTAAGTCGAACTCCCGGATCCGGGGGTCCTCGACGAAGTTGCGTGCCATCGTCGCGATGATCCGGACAAGCGCCTCCTCGTCCTTCGGGGGCTCCCCCCGGTAGCCCCGAATGAGCCGGTAGCCCTCTATCTCCCGGATCATCGCTCGGATCTCATCTTCCGTGACGGGGAGGACCCGGATCGAGATATCCGCGAGGAACTCCACCAGCCTCCCGCCGAGGCCGAACGTGAGCACCTTCCCGAACGAAGGGTCGGTCTTCCCCCCGATCAGGACCTCAAGCCCGCCGGGCATCTGCTTCTCAACGATGATGCCGGTGACGGTCGCCTCCGGGGCGCGGGCGGCGCTGTTCCTCATGATTGCCGAGAAGGCCTCTTCAGCCTCGTCGGGCCCCTCGATCCCGGTGATCACCCCGCCGACGTCGCTCTTGTGGACGATCTCGGGAGAGATGACCTTCATCACGACAGGATAGCCGATCTCTCCCGCCACCGTCCGTGCATCGCCGGCGCTGGTGACCAGGCGGTGGGGCGGCACGGGTATCCCGCACGAGTCCAGCAGGCGGTATCCCTCGGACTCGGTTAACATCCTCTCCGGCATGTGCATTCCTCACAGTATGCCGGTCGCCCGTGGGTTGCACGGCCGGCGTCTCCATACCCGGGATAGGTTCGGCCGCCCATAATAGTTATCCGGCCCCCGGAAAGAGACCCGGTTCCGGTCACAGAAGATGGCAGAAGGACAGCGGGGGGGTAGAGAGGGACCCGCCGCCGGGACAGGTAATACGAATCTGCATTAAGTCACACAGGATAGATCTAAATTCGACAACTATAATAAACAGTGTTACTAGTATTGTTGATAGTATGTTGTCGTTCCGCTACGCTGGATTGCTCACGGCCGCAAGCATCGCGGCCCTCACTCTCTTCGTGCTCACGGCCGGGTGCACCGGCACCGATACCGGTTCAGCCCTCGTCCAGAGCGGCACCGGCCAGACCGCCGCGGTCACCGACGGGTTCGGCCGGACGGTCACCGTCCCGTCGCCTCCCGAGAGCGTCGTCTGTTCGGGCTCAGGGTGCCTCCGCTACCTTGTCTACCTCCAGGCACAGGATCTCGCTGTCGGCGTCGACGACCAGGAGAAGAAGGACCAGCCGATGGAGGGGCGGCCCTATGCCCTCGCATACGGGTCGCAGTTCAAAAATCGTCCCCTGATCGGTGAGCTCCGGGGCAAGGACGATCCCGAGAAGATCCTCGGCATCGGCCCTGCGGTCGTCTTCAAGACCGGATCTACCGGGACATCGTACAGCACCAGCGCCGTCGATGCCGACAAACTCCAGGGGAGGACCGGCATCCCGGTCGTGGCGTTCGCGTACGGCTCGCTCCGGAACGACGCCGAGAAGGCCGAGATGTACGCCGGGCTCCGCGTGATGGGCGAGGTTCTCGGAAGAGAGGATCGGGCCGAAGAGGTGATCGCCTACATCGAGGCGACGATAGCCGACCTTGAGAACCGGACCGGCGATATCCCCGAAGCGGAACAGAAGACGGTCTACATCGGCGGCGTCTCCTCGGCGGGCGCCCACGGCATCATCTCCACCGAGCCCGCCTACCCGCCGTTTGCCTGGGTCCACGCAAAGAACGTCGCCGCAGGCCTCGGCACGGCCCACGCCGACGTCGCGAAAGAGGCGCTCGTCGACTGGGACCCCGAGTACATCTTCATCGACCTCGGCACGACCCAGATCGACGGTGGCGGAGCGATCGGGGAGTTGAAGAACGATCGCGCACTCCAGGGCCTCTCCGCCGCAAAGGAAGGCAGGGTCTACGGC encodes:
- a CDS encoding acetate--CoA ligase family protein, translated to MPERMLTESEGYRLLDSCGIPVPPHRLVTSAGDARTVAGEIGYPVVMKVISPEIVHKSDVGGVITGIEGPDEAEEAFSAIMRNSAARAPEATVTGIIVEKQMPGGLEVLIGGKTDPSFGKVLTFGLGGRLVEFLADISIRVLPVTEDEIRAMIREIEGYRLIRGYRGEPPKDEEALVRIIATMARNFVEDPRIREFDLNPVIVYEHGASVVDARIIVGDAAGGGAARLSVRAPPDLFYPKSIAVIGASASPNKVGYSVLRNLLSFPGDLYPVNPSRAELFGRKAYPSVKAIHGPVDWAVIAVPARLVPEVMEECGEKGVRLAVIVTAGFKEIGGEGVELEERVAAIARKYGIRIVGPNCLGVMMPHMGINATFDPVSPKPGDVAFISQSGAIITTVVDWSLPEEFGFSSVISVGNQADLGFEHYLRFAEEDEKTRSVTLYVEEIQDGRGFLQIVGDVAARKPVVAVKSGSSRKGRAAASSHTGSLAGSYDVYIAAFRQAGVIPARSLRDAFNLAELLASEGYPQGKRAIAVTSAGGFAVLASDYAETYGVDMVDLPDDVLRELNAFLPAFWNHANPMDILGDADAARFAALFDVLIRHQEFWDIAFVIAVPTTLADPAHVANEIVRFSRNTEKVVVGCMLGGDSIRSGLRILRGSRIPNFSELEDAFKAVGGILEVRTARAGERSVPAREAPRRGGGR
- a CDS encoding iron ABC transporter substrate-binding protein — protein: MLSFRYAGLLTAASIAALTLFVLTAGCTGTDTGSALVQSGTGQTAAVTDGFGRTVTVPSPPESVVCSGSGCLRYLVYLQAQDLAVGVDDQEKKDQPMEGRPYALAYGSQFKNRPLIGELRGKDDPEKILGIGPAVVFKTGSTGTSYSTSAVDADKLQGRTGIPVVAFAYGSLRNDAEKAEMYAGLRVMGEVLGREDRAEEVIAYIEATIADLENRTGDIPEAEQKTVYIGGVSSAGAHGIISTEPAYPPFAWVHAKNVAAGLGTAHADVAKEALVDWDPEYIFIDLGTTQIDGGGAIGELKNDRALQGLSAAKEGRVYGVLPYNFYNVNYETILADAYFIGKTLYPDRFADVDPEKKADEIYTFFVGKPVFADHNSEYRNLGFAEIPL